A window of Armatimonadota bacterium contains these coding sequences:
- a CDS encoding translocation/assembly module TamB domain-containing protein produces MRPRIPIFITVVALVVLAGILLVAISNQINRFLNLLPRAVEAELERNIHRQVSVKSTRISNLGTLIITGLRIANGKSFEQGTFFTAERVVIRINFIRFVLNGNLARNTRTVTLINPRLRLARNKHGVWNFEDLLRLPLAPPEKRFRGKVLIQSAHLSIVDYAARLSKLPETNTLKGISGSLDFGPTRWFLIDLAGQGSTQKLKAIRAFGKWGLNTPTTNLTLRISNANAAYWLDYLTDIHSWSISKGRFDARVVLFQPKGKAITTRGKVNLRNSSITSPYLVSPIRAFTADIAFVGTNLTITGHGHLNNSPLTVQGEIHGLTPSRLRLLIASERLNLETIQKTVKPLPRLPNLRWPSPAKLSALITGTTQRPVIKAAITVPHAVILGKNLTNLSAQGFYRDGVITINRLVGRAYKGNILLSSRIFVRSNRITASGKILGISLAAFQPQFREPISGFADAEFSIDFLRRLRKANVVVNVQSGKLGNLLVSQGRADIVFTGPKLAQAEVTISQSIAPGILIEKGTGSILLQNRTILIRHAAINTLKGQVKATGSLTNDGILNLQVYASNISLPILLQPFGYEQLAGIANFEGTLSGTISNPKLAGQINLYKGTLLGFEYDFVTGKLAATRQELMLENPKLRAREAEITTSGQIIIAKQRPPRAELSLKGRQLPLPQLVTLFNIPLQASGTASADLTITGSYPNLMAEGEVALLNTTVSNIPIDEARLTLNTVGRETAINRFYAKRGEMLITGSGTIGTSGRIEANLQGENLMLSLLNPILKPYFTLDGPVSFGGTITGTLNNPTISAMIESSAPIINSQPFEQLSANLSWNRNRLLLSKAILSFQTGVVEISQANYTKAPKSLDLLTSTTSLSIERLLAVLQNAPIIDTDQGKELRSFLQSIPKPTSGLITANALFTNIFGHPSGNISLTGLDVIIGGQEVGIINASARLSEGIWLIDQLQLNSESHTASIQGSIGPNKTINITGSGEDVPLKILGQLLHQPDLDGKLTFTLTATGSTNAPVVEMSTEAKNVTIRNLFFDNVTADRLIIATNRLSSECIIATTNSNSLVISGSIPFNFKPLGIPADQPIDIKVEIPKHDLSIFENLTPLIKAASGSLDMNLLVTGTFENPQLKGNLEVKDGVIRLDRFENDFTNLRVSATFENSVLLIDHFTGASSSGGTFYVGGNIVFPNLSSAVFTNFVVLNDLTLRTSNITGAYDEHMRLSATGQVTVTGELPSPLIQGQIVVNNALMEAPPEMPPSFTPTVHKMFNPRFDISLTLAENVEVRRGQLTASIVGPLNVSGNLSQPTIVGTFAIRKGTLSYPGRTFNLAPGGTATLVFQPPESRISVDVVANTRITTVSPATGRITRYTVNFDISGLIGNLDIDVTSSPPGLTREQALGLVFQPTQIEAFLRGEPFGQVLQRQLPQILLGAALPTLFEEFETGPFVIAIEPGFDIPLILNVSTSLTPKLSLTYSRSLVSNRLFNSLGISYTLSRRTDFTILIEDENEVTYLLQAAWRF; encoded by the coding sequence ATGCGGCCAAGAATACCCATTTTTATAACTGTCGTAGCTCTCGTTGTTCTTGCGGGGATACTATTGGTTGCCATATCAAATCAGATTAACCGGTTTCTTAACTTGCTTCCACGGGCTGTCGAAGCTGAGTTAGAAAGAAATATCCATAGGCAAGTCAGCGTAAAGTCTACAAGAATTAGCAATCTCGGAACTCTAATTATAACTGGACTTCGCATTGCCAACGGCAAATCATTTGAGCAAGGAACCTTTTTTACCGCCGAACGCGTGGTAATTCGCATAAATTTCATCCGCTTTGTCCTTAATGGAAATCTTGCTCGCAACACTAGAACTGTAACTTTGATAAATCCCCGCCTAAGATTAGCAAGAAACAAGCATGGTGTTTGGAACTTCGAAGATCTTCTTCGCCTTCCGCTAGCCCCGCCTGAAAAGCGTTTTAGGGGGAAGGTACTCATCCAATCCGCCCACCTCAGCATTGTAGACTATGCCGCTCGCCTTTCCAAACTGCCTGAAACTAACACACTAAAAGGCATATCTGGAAGCTTAGATTTTGGCCCCACCAGATGGTTTCTTATAGACCTTGCCGGACAAGGTTCGACCCAAAAACTTAAAGCCATTAGAGCCTTCGGTAAGTGGGGATTAAATACACCAACAACCAATCTAACCTTAAGAATTTCAAACGCAAATGCCGCTTATTGGCTTGACTACCTCACAGATATACACTCTTGGAGCATTAGCAAAGGTAGATTTGATGCTAGGGTGGTGCTATTCCAACCAAAAGGTAAAGCGATTACTACGCGTGGAAAAGTTAATCTTCGAAACTCAAGCATTACGAGTCCATATCTAGTATCGCCTATTCGCGCATTTACAGCAGATATTGCATTTGTTGGCACTAACTTAACCATAACTGGTCATGGACATCTAAACAATTCACCGCTCACAGTACAAGGGGAAATACATGGCTTAACACCTAGCCGGCTCCGCTTGCTTATTGCATCTGAAAGACTCAACCTCGAAACAATCCAAAAAACCGTAAAGCCACTTCCAAGATTGCCCAACTTACGCTGGCCATCTCCCGCCAAGCTGAGCGCCTTAATCACAGGAACGACTCAGCGCCCCGTGATAAAAGCCGCAATAACAGTTCCTCACGCAGTCATACTGGGCAAAAATTTAACCAACCTATCTGCGCAAGGATTTTATCGTGACGGCGTCATAACCATTAACAGGCTAGTTGGAAGAGCATACAAAGGAAACATTCTACTGAGTTCGCGTATTTTTGTCCGAAGTAACCGCATCACGGCTTCGGGTAAAATATTAGGCATAAGCCTTGCTGCCTTTCAGCCTCAATTTCGCGAACCAATTTCAGGGTTTGCCGATGCGGAATTTTCAATTGACTTCCTAAGAAGACTCCGCAAGGCAAACGTGGTGGTTAATGTACAGAGTGGTAAACTTGGCAACTTATTGGTAAGCCAAGGCCGAGCAGATATTGTCTTCACCGGACCAAAACTAGCACAGGCTGAAGTAACCATAAGCCAAAGCATCGCTCCTGGCATCTTAATCGAAAAAGGAACAGGGAGCATTTTACTGCAGAATCGCACAATATTGATAAGGCATGCAGCGATTAACACATTAAAAGGACAGGTCAAAGCAACTGGAAGCTTAACTAATGACGGTATCCTTAATCTGCAAGTCTATGCTAGCAACATTAGCTTGCCAATTCTTCTACAACCATTCGGTTATGAACAGCTTGCTGGCATTGCTAATTTCGAAGGCACACTCTCTGGCACAATATCTAATCCTAAACTTGCTGGGCAGATAAACCTCTACAAAGGAACCCTACTTGGGTTCGAATATGATTTTGTTACTGGCAAACTTGCCGCTACACGCCAAGAATTAATGTTGGAAAACCCAAAACTTAGGGCCAGGGAAGCTGAGATAACAACCTCCGGACAGATTATTATTGCGAAACAACGTCCTCCAAGAGCAGAATTAAGTTTGAAAGGACGTCAACTACCTCTGCCGCAATTGGTCACCTTGTTTAACATACCTTTGCAAGCAAGTGGAACTGCCTCTGCGGACTTAACAATTACAGGAAGTTATCCCAACCTGATGGCCGAAGGTGAAGTCGCACTTCTCAATACCACTGTCTCCAACATACCTATAGACGAGGCACGGTTGACGCTAAATACTGTTGGACGCGAGACTGCCATTAATAGGTTTTACGCTAAAAGAGGCGAGATGCTCATAACTGGAAGTGGAACGATTGGAACGTCTGGCAGAATCGAGGCAAACCTTCAAGGTGAGAACTTAATGCTTAGTTTACTGAACCCAATCCTCAAACCATATTTCACGCTTGACGGTCCTGTTTCATTTGGCGGAACGATTACTGGAACACTCAATAATCCAACTATTTCCGCCATGATTGAGTCAAGCGCTCCCATAATCAATAGCCAACCTTTTGAGCAATTATCTGCGAATCTCTCATGGAACCGCAATCGGCTTCTTTTGTCAAAAGCAATTCTCTCCTTTCAAACAGGCGTTGTGGAAATTTCTCAAGCAAACTATACTAAAGCACCTAAATCACTTGACTTACTAACTTCAACAACATCGCTTAGCATAGAACGCCTACTTGCCGTGCTTCAGAATGCACCAATAATAGACACCGACCAAGGCAAAGAGCTTCGGTCGTTTCTCCAATCAATTCCCAAACCAACATCAGGTTTAATAACAGCCAACGCTTTGTTTACCAACATTTTTGGACACCCTTCGGGAAATATAAGTCTCACTGGGTTAGATGTTATTATCGGAGGGCAAGAAGTTGGAATAATCAATGCTAGCGCTCGCCTTTCAGAAGGCATTTGGCTTATAGACCAACTTCAGCTAAATTCGGAAAGCCACACGGCCAGCATTCAAGGCTCAATTGGTCCCAACAAGACAATTAACATTACAGGCAGTGGCGAGGATGTCCCTCTCAAAATATTAGGGCAGCTTCTCCATCAACCCGACCTTGACGGAAAACTCACATTTACCCTAACCGCAACGGGCTCTACAAACGCGCCAGTTGTGGAAATGTCCACAGAAGCGAAAAATGTCACCATTCGCAATTTATTTTTCGACAATGTCACAGCCGACCGGCTCATAATCGCCACCAACCGGCTGTCTTCAGAATGCATTATAGCCACAACTAATTCGAACTCTCTTGTTATTTCAGGGTCGATTCCGTTTAACTTCAAACCACTGGGAATTCCTGCTGACCAACCTATTGACATCAAAGTTGAAATCCCAAAGCACGACCTTTCAATATTTGAAAATCTAACCCCTTTAATCAAAGCCGCAAGCGGAAGCCTGGATATGAACCTCCTGGTAACTGGAACGTTTGAAAACCCACAGCTGAAGGGCAACCTTGAAGTTAAAGATGGTGTCATAAGATTAGACCGATTCGAAAACGACTTCACCAACCTGAGAGTGAGCGCAACTTTTGAAAACTCGGTGTTGCTTATCGACCATTTTACCGGCGCATCATCGTCAGGCGGAACATTCTATGTTGGCGGAAATATAGTGTTCCCCAATTTGTCCTCAGCCGTATTCACAAACTTCGTGGTGCTTAATGACCTGACCCTTCGTACCTCCAACATTACTGGTGCATATGACGAACATATGCGGCTCAGCGCTACCGGGCAAGTAACTGTGACGGGCGAGTTGCCTTCCCCGCTCATCCAAGGGCAGATTGTTGTAAACAATGCTCTTATGGAAGCTCCTCCAGAAATGCCGCCATCTTTTACGCCAACAGTCCACAAAATGTTTAATCCAAGGTTTGACATTTCTTTGACCCTGGCTGAAAACGTAGAGGTTCGCCGTGGGCAACTTACTGCCAGCATAGTAGGCCCACTCAATGTAAGCGGAAATCTCAGCCAACCAACAATCGTTGGAACTTTTGCAATTAGAAAGGGCACTCTGAGTTATCCTGGGCGAACCTTCAACTTGGCGCCCGGCGGAACTGCCACTCTTGTCTTCCAGCCACCAGAGTCTAGAATTAGCGTTGATGTGGTAGCAAATACCCGAATTACCACTGTTTCGCCTGCAACAGGTCGAATCACCCGGTATACTGTAAACTTTGACATTTCAGGACTAATCGGCAATCTCGATATAGATGTAACAAGCTCGCCACCTGGTTTAACTAGAGAACAAGCACTTGGCTTAGTCTTTCAACCAACACAAATCGAGGCGTTTCTAAGAGGTGAGCCTTTCGGGCAGGTTTTGCAAAGGCAGCTTCCACAAATTCTTTTAGGAGCAGCACTTCCAACCCTTTTTGAAGAGTTTGAAACAGGGCCATTTGTCATAGCAATTGAGCCCGGGTTTGATATACCATTAATTTTAAATGTAAGCACGTCGTTGACCCCGAAGCTATCACTAACTTATAGCAGATCGTTGGTCTCAAACCGCCTATTCAATAGCCTTGGGATAAGCTATACGCTTTCGCGAAGGACAGATTTTACCATCCTTATTGAAGACGAAAACGAAGTAACTTATCTCCTGCAAGCCGCATGGCGGTTCTAG
- a CDS encoding universal stress protein: MIMKILLPTDGSPFAIRAAEFAADLAKRYGAAVTVITVVEMPLRIGLSIDSHEDGDLRKHLEMHAKGILEDTRRVFEQAEVEPKEEIVFGSAVSSILRYAREGSYDLIVIGRRGAGTSAIEQILLGSVAEGILHEATCSVLLVPAK, from the coding sequence ATGATAATGAAAATACTTTTGCCGACCGATGGATCGCCGTTTGCGATTAGAGCCGCTGAGTTCGCGGCTGACTTGGCTAAGCGGTATGGGGCTGCTGTTACTGTAATTACTGTAGTTGAAATGCCGCTTCGAATTGGGTTGTCTATAGATTCGCACGAAGACGGGGACCTGCGAAAACATTTGGAAATGCATGCTAAGGGAATACTCGAGGACACAAGGCGTGTTTTTGAGCAGGCGGAGGTTGAACCGAAAGAAGAGATTGTTTTTGGGTCTGCTGTGTCGTCAATACTGCGTTATGCTCGTGAAGGCTCATATGATTTGATTGTGATAGGTCGCAGGGGCGCTGGCACGAGCGCAATTGAGCAGATTCTCCTTGGAAGTGTTGCTGAGGGTATTCTACATGAGGCCACATGTTCAGTGTTGTTAGTACCTGCAAAGTAA
- a CDS encoding tetratricopeptide repeat protein, which produces MTPTEPSAREKASQLLREGLYNESIEFLEEALRENPKDPEIHLYLGYAYAKLDQLDKSIEVLEKAVDVAPTSPKVHYNLGVAYHKANNLTGAKEEYLRALGLDPTYSLARQALEGLDQQTGGTTPAK; this is translated from the coding sequence ATGACGCCCACCGAACCATCGGCTCGTGAAAAGGCCTCTCAACTGCTGCGCGAAGGCCTATATAATGAAAGCATTGAGTTCCTTGAAGAGGCCCTGAGAGAAAATCCAAAAGACCCAGAAATTCACCTCTACTTAGGCTATGCCTATGCAAAGCTAGATCAACTCGACAAGTCCATCGAAGTGTTGGAAAAAGCGGTTGACGTTGCACCAACTTCGCCAAAAGTGCATTACAACCTAGGCGTAGCATACCACAAAGCAAATAACCTAACTGGGGCTAAGGAAGAATACTTGCGGGCACTGGGATTGGATCCAACATATTCGTTGGCTAGACAAGCTCTCGAAGGCTTAGACCAGCAAACTGGAGGGACAACCCCGGCAAAGTAA
- a CDS encoding carbon-nitrogen hydrolase family protein codes for MRKVRVGTVSFLVDEQPHTIEQNIERGKAYIDEAAARGCDIVCLPEHFSTVNVRFDKNDVLRGAESIPGPLSDCLSAKASQYKMYIVANFPVVDEGKRFNQTTFYGRDGSIVGRYRKVQPTASEYMVHNVIPGDDLPVFELDFGKVACIICMDIYFPEIVRIYSLKGAEIVFWPTVAHGPSEFNLETQLCARAMDYSVYMVESNLSMKPPYAPYSGRFYPGRARIVDHDGRIIADTGHRPGIAVADIDLDEPRLGSQIVGIREPDVMKEDLARLVRLDLYASEFTVLDKVRNRVY; via the coding sequence ATGCGTAAAGTTCGCGTCGGCACCGTTTCTTTTCTTGTGGACGAACAACCGCACACAATAGAGCAAAATATTGAAAGGGGCAAGGCATACATTGATGAAGCAGCTGCACGAGGGTGCGATATTGTGTGCCTGCCAGAACATTTTAGCACAGTAAATGTTCGCTTTGACAAAAATGATGTGCTGAGAGGTGCAGAAAGCATACCAGGTCCTTTATCCGATTGCCTTTCAGCCAAAGCTTCTCAATACAAGATGTATATTGTGGCGAACTTCCCAGTCGTTGACGAAGGAAAACGATTTAACCAAACAACATTCTATGGGAGAGATGGAAGCATAGTAGGCAGGTACCGCAAAGTCCAGCCGACGGCGAGCGAATACATGGTGCATAATGTTATCCCAGGGGACGACCTCCCCGTCTTTGAGCTTGATTTTGGAAAAGTTGCGTGTATAATCTGCATGGATATTTATTTTCCTGAGATTGTGCGGATTTATTCTCTAAAGGGCGCAGAAATTGTATTTTGGCCTACCGTTGCGCATGGACCCAGCGAGTTCAACCTGGAAACACAACTTTGTGCACGAGCAATGGATTACTCTGTCTACATGGTGGAGTCGAACTTGTCCATGAAGCCCCCATATGCACCATATTCGGGAAGATTTTATCCGGGCAGAGCAAGGATTGTAGACCATGACGGGCGCATTATTGCCGATACAGGCCATCGCCCTGGTATTGCGGTCGCTGATATTGACCTTGATGAGCCACGGCTTGGGTCACAGATTGTGGGAATACGCGAGCCGGATGTAATGAAAGAAGACCTTGCCCGATTGGTTAGACTTGATCTCTACGCTAGTGAGTTTACTGTTTTAGATAAAGTTAGGAATAGAGTGTATTAG
- a CDS encoding Gfo/Idh/MocA family oxidoreductase codes for MSIVTGVIGCGSFARGIHLPNLAKLPQFELRAVADLNIELAEKAAKDFGASYSTSEYERLLKDGDIELIVICTPHNSHASLALEALKAGKHVLVEKPMALKLEEIPPLAQAAKESGLVFSVGLNRRYSPLVQEAKNLMRERSGPAMLSYRIVDQLWKHPWALDPEIGGGRILSETVHVFDVCSYLLNSEPVRVFAEGGALTHPDMPETQDNAVMVLRFDDGSIASIVHGDLGNAAYPKERIEMFIGERTIVIDNFERLEAVGFGEPIQITLPEVDKGFLQELQTLACAIKGNVSSDLVTVVDGTRSVLCAVRAIESIKTGLPQNVDLKSII; via the coding sequence ATGTCTATCGTTACTGGAGTCATAGGTTGTGGGAGTTTTGCTCGCGGTATTCATCTTCCGAATCTAGCTAAACTTCCCCAATTTGAACTTAGAGCTGTTGCGGACTTAAATATCGAGCTTGCAGAAAAGGCGGCAAAAGATTTCGGAGCAAGTTACAGTACTTCCGAGTATGAGCGCCTTCTAAAAGACGGTGATATCGAGCTTATTGTAATTTGCACGCCTCACAACAGCCATGCTTCCTTAGCATTAGAAGCCCTGAAGGCAGGGAAGCATGTTCTTGTAGAAAAGCCCATGGCATTAAAGTTGGAAGAAATTCCTCCGCTTGCCCAGGCAGCTAAAGAATCCGGCCTGGTGTTTTCTGTTGGGCTAAACCGAAGATACTCTCCGCTAGTTCAGGAGGCAAAGAATCTTATGCGAGAGCGCTCCGGGCCTGCTATGCTTAGCTATCGGATAGTTGACCAGCTTTGGAAGCATCCGTGGGCGCTTGACCCTGAAATTGGTGGCGGGCGGATTCTTTCTGAAACAGTTCATGTTTTTGATGTTTGCTCTTACCTATTGAATTCAGAACCCGTTCGCGTGTTCGCCGAGGGTGGAGCGCTCACCCATCCAGATATGCCCGAAACTCAGGACAATGCGGTCATGGTTCTGCGATTCGACGATGGCTCAATAGCTTCAATTGTTCATGGGGATTTGGGAAACGCTGCCTATCCAAAAGAGCGCATTGAAATGTTCATTGGAGAGCGGACCATTGTAATCGACAATTTCGAGCGTCTTGAAGCCGTTGGATTTGGCGAGCCAATCCAGATAACATTACCCGAGGTTGACAAGGGGTTTTTGCAGGAACTTCAAACACTTGCATGCGCAATCAAAGGAAATGTTTCAAGTGATTTGGTGACAGTCGTTGATGGCACTCGTTCAGTTTTATGTGCGGTTAGGGCAATAGAATCAATCAAGACTGGTTTGCCACAAAATGTTGACTTAAAATCCATCATCTAA
- a CDS encoding NDP-sugar synthase, giving the protein MQAVILAGGKGTRLHPLTSTTPKPMVNLFNKPVLEHTIELLKRHDIRDIVITLAYKAEQIIDYFGGGSRWGVNIQYSLEDTPKGTAGGLRRIQPVLNGTFLVISGDAVTDLDLTAAIEFHRKKSAIATMLLYEVTNPTQFGIVETAKDGKIKRFIEKPSPSEVFTNTVNTGIYVLEPEVLSSIPYDAFYDFSKDLFPRLLQNQEPFYAVRTEGYWCDVGNLAQYRNVHFDALVGKVKLNLPANQVANGIWLGANSDIHPSVKLSGPCYVGNATTVRRNASLGRFAVIGDLSLVDEKAHITHSILSPKTTVGRNAKVFGSVLGPGFNLPEGRHMDDEIAVHDESDTILRAEINSELLSPRLTEEIALTWSGLDIKRLVAQQSISMQTLAA; this is encoded by the coding sequence ATGCAAGCTGTGATTCTTGCCGGCGGCAAGGGAACGCGCCTTCACCCCCTTACCTCTACCACTCCCAAGCCAATGGTCAACCTCTTTAATAAACCGGTTTTAGAACACACAATTGAGCTTTTAAAACGACATGACATCCGCGACATAGTAATCACACTAGCGTACAAGGCAGAACAAATCATTGATTATTTTGGAGGGGGCTCTAGATGGGGCGTAAACATCCAGTACTCGCTTGAAGATACACCTAAAGGAACAGCCGGCGGATTGAGGAGAATCCAGCCTGTACTTAATGGAACTTTTCTCGTTATCTCGGGCGACGCAGTAACCGACCTTGACCTAACAGCCGCAATTGAGTTTCATCGTAAAAAGTCAGCCATTGCTACAATGTTGCTCTATGAGGTTACAAACCCCACACAATTTGGAATAGTTGAAACCGCCAAAGACGGTAAGATTAAGCGCTTTATCGAAAAACCCAGTCCCTCAGAAGTCTTTACAAACACCGTCAATACCGGCATATACGTGCTCGAGCCGGAGGTATTGAGCTCAATACCATATGACGCTTTTTATGATTTTAGCAAAGACTTATTCCCCAGGTTGCTTCAGAATCAAGAGCCATTCTATGCTGTCAGAACAGAGGGCTATTGGTGTGATGTAGGCAACTTAGCGCAGTACCGAAACGTACATTTTGATGCGCTGGTTGGAAAGGTTAAGCTCAACCTCCCAGCAAACCAAGTTGCCAATGGAATATGGTTAGGGGCTAATTCAGATATTCATCCATCGGTAAAACTTTCGGGGCCTTGCTACGTCGGCAACGCCACAACTGTCCGCCGCAATGCCTCACTTGGGAGATTTGCAGTTATCGGCGATCTGAGTCTGGTAGACGAAAAAGCCCATATAACCCACAGCATCTTGAGCCCTAAAACTACTGTCGGTAGAAACGCAAAAGTCTTTGGGTCGGTACTTGGACCAGGATTCAATTTGCCAGAAGGTCGGCATATGGACGACGAAATCGCAGTACACGATGAGTCTGATACAATTTTGAGGGCAGAAATAAACTCCGAACTTCTAAGTCCGCGCCTAACAGAAGAAATCGCCTTGACCTGGTCCGGCCTTGATATCAAAAGACTTGTAGCACAACAATCAATCTCAATGCAAACACTAGCGGCGTAG